The Hydra vulgaris chromosome 11, alternate assembly HydraT2T_AEP genome contains a region encoding:
- the LOC136087396 gene encoding uncharacterized protein LOC136087396, with the protein MKISDVHNRIRHDQLNPSDKSFSLSVEAILVSMNLGSTGCAAFLKVYQKKWKDANRGNIKFESKNKNWLTQDFKSTYSNNISKPDNSSQLHKIGGRPSCSFKVASDKTKRRRLNDIINNFSSDELLHSARLKLRNEYNYEAAKQVAEISEPSSQFKKYTPDEGLALIIDGGMSKSTYQLMRNGAEERDCHIYPSYNNIRLSKAKCYPENIFVDDYSAHVPLQELLKHTVKRLCEVQAPVISTMLDGLTRLTLRCKAGFDGATGQSMYKQISSEEAGDRNLKKEESLFITCLAPLELSGFCNNKKVLLWRNEKPSSTAYCRPIRFSFQNESKAVVIEEAKYLESEIKKCGVFNFTFNGKELVVKSIIELTMIDGKIQTILSHVTNSTQCCSVCGVSPKNMNNLEMVLKLDNSNNLELKYGLSSLHAWIRFFEMVLHIGHKLETQKWQSRAIEDKENVMQVKKRIQTEFMNQMGLVVNFPKSGGSGK; encoded by the coding sequence GTAGAAGCTATTTTAGTCTCTATGAATTTGGGTTCTACTGGGTGTgctgcatttttaaaagtttatcaaaagaaaTGGAAGGATGCAAACCGAGGAAACATAAAGTTtgagagtaaaaataaaaattggttgacTCAGGACTTTAAATCTACATACAGTAATAATATATCTAAGCCTGATAATTCTAGTCAATTACATAAGATTGGTGGAAGACCAAGTTGTTCCTTTAAAGTTGCTTCTGACAAAACCAAAAGGAGAAGActtaatgatattataaataatttttctagtGATGAGTTGCTCCACTCAGCAAGGCTTAAATTAAGAAATGAGTATAATTATGAGGCTGCCAAGCAAGTTGCTGAGATATCAGAACCTTCtagtcaatttaaaaagtatacaccTGATGAAGGTCTGGCATTAATTATAGATGGTGGCATGTCAAAATCAACCTACCAACTTATGAGAAATGGAGCTGAAGAACGTGACTGCCATATATATCCTTCATACAACAACATAAGATTGTCCAAAGCTAAGTGCTATCCAGAGAACATCTTTGTTGATGATTATTCAGCACATGTACCACTAcaagaattattaaaacatacagTAAAAAGACTTTGTGAGGTGCAAGCTCCTGTGATCAGCACAATGCTAGATGGTTTGACCCGGTTGACTTTGCGTTGCAAGGCTGGGTTTGATGGGGCTACTGGGCAAAGCATGTACAAGCAAATTAGCAGTGAGGAAGCTGGAGAtcgtaacttaaaaaaagaagaatctCTGTTCATTACCTGCTTAGCACCACTAGAACTCAGTGGGTTctgtaataacaaaaaagtactATTATGGCGAAATGAAAAGCCATCATCTACTGCATATTGTCGTccaataagattttcttttcaaaatgaaaGCAAAGCAGTTGTTATAGAAGaagcaaaatatttagaatctgaaatcaaaaaatgtggtgtttttaattttacttttaatggaaaGGAACTGGTTGTCAAAAGTATTATTGAACTGACCATGATTGATGGCAAAATTCAAACTATTCTGTCTCATGTGACTAACTCAACTCAATGTTGCTCTGTGTGTGGTGTGTCTCcaaaaaacatgaataactTAGAAATGGTGCTGAAATTGGACAATTCTAAtaatttagaattgaaatatgGTCTTTCTAGCCTGCATGCCTGGATTAGGTTTTTTGAGATGGTATTGCATATTGGACATAAACTAGAAACTCAAAAGTGGCAGTCTAGAGCTATAGaagataaagaaaatgttatgcAAGTGAAGAAACGTATACAGACAGAATTTATGAACCAAATGGGACTAGTTGTGAATTTCCCAAAAAGTGGAGGATCTGGTAAGTGA